The sequence AGACATCATTGAAAAAATTGTGAGCTTTCTTTTATTAAGGCAAAATCCAAACGGTTCTTGGAATGAGATTCATCCAAACTATAATCAAGAATCCGCTCTTGTGACTTCCTTTGTTGGAGAGGCCCTGCTTTTATCCCTGCCATACCTAGAGGGTGACCTTAAAGAGAGGACCCAACAAGCATTAATTAAAGCACGAGACTTTGTTCTCTCAAGCGAGATAGAACCTGGATATTTTCTCAAGTCTAAGCTATACACAGCAGACTATCTTAACGTTGATGCGACTTGTGGGGCTTTCTTGGCCCAGTATTACAAGGTTTTTGGTGATAAAAAAGCATTAGAAGGTGCAAAAAGGGCCGCCAGGAGAGTGTGTAACTTCCAGGAAAAAGACGGATCATTTCCATATACAGTGAATAGGGGAAGTGAAAAATACCACCTAAAAGTCCCATGTATTCATTATCAAGGCGTTACGCTTTACTACCTTTCAAAAATCCAGGAGATTGTTCAAGAAAAATGGCTCAGAGATTGCATGCTTAAAGGAACCCAATGGCTCTCAGATGTTCAAAGACATGATGGAAGGTTTGAGTGGTCAAGAAGCGGCCTAATGTTCGCCTATTATCTCACAGGTGCGTATGCCTTTGCTTTGGCTTCTTTTGCCTATGCTTCCAAATGGGAGGAGAACTATTTAGATAATGCTGAAAAAATAATAACAGTTCTAGAAGAAAACACCCCAAACATAGCCCTCAGATGGGAAAAAGGCAGGTGGAGAGATTTTCCAAAAGATGTGCTAACTTCACTCAGGAGCGCCTGGATTGGGGAGTACCCAATAACACACAAGTTCTTCAGGTTTGGTTACGCTATTTACAGACAGATAGCAAGAAGAAGGTTCTCTAAGGAGGTTCAAAACGACTGGGTGTTCAATATTATCACAAAGCTTTTAGGAATAAGAACGTCCACAATCGAACCCTCCAGGAATTTCCCCGATATGTTTATGACTTCCGAGATTCTTGATTGTTTAAGCTATTCACTACCTCTGTTTAAAGGTGAGCTCAAATGAATATTCTCTTCCTTGCATCCAACTTTCCAGATCCGGTAAATAAAACATGGGCCCCTTGGAATAAAAAGGCAGTTGATAGTGTTTTAGATTATGCAAGGCCTACTGTCGTAGCTCCAAGGCCCTTCGCTCCCCCATTTTCTAAGTTTGCACAGATTCCAAACCAAGAGCTCTCCCACGAATATCCAATCTACTACCCGAGGTTTCTCTATCTCATTCCAAAATCACTCTTTTATTGCCTTACTGGAGAGTCTTACAGGTATTTTGTTGGTAAATTCATTGAGAAAAGCCTAAATAATGGAAAACTTACAAAACCAGATATTGTCCACGCCTTACACCCTTATCTTGATGGTTATGGAGGCGTTCCCATAGCAAAGAAATTGGATATTCCCCTCGTAGTGACCGTGCACAGCCCCAATAATCTCCAGATATGCTCAGAAAAAGTCCTCTCAGCACTTCAAGCCGCAGATAAGGTGATAACAATTGCCGAATTCCTTAAAAAGGACCTCATAAACATTGGCCTTCCCGAAGAGAAAGTTGAACACATAAGTCTAGGAGTTGATCCGAATGAATTTAAGCCTCTAAAGCTAGAGGATTCAAAAATAGTTATTCAGAAGTATGGAATTACTCCTGAGGACACAATAGTATTGTATGTCGGGCAATTGATACCAAGAAAGAACGTCAAAACCCTTTTGCGGGCAATTCCAATAGTTTTACAAAAACGTCCTCAGGAAATTAAGAGAAACGTCAAATTTGTTATTGTAGGGGGCGGCCCGGAAGAGAAAAAATTACAAAAACTAGCATTAGAGCTGAATATTAGCGATCGTGTTATCTTTACTGGTAAGGTTCCATTTGAAGAACTTAAAGAATGGTATGGGATTGCAGATATATTTGTTCTCCCCAGCCTCTCCGAGGGGAAACCCGTTGTAATATATGAGGCCATGAGCAGTGAATGTGCAATCATAGCCTCCAATATAAACGGAATTCCAGAACAAGTTTTTGATAATGTAAACGGGTTCCTGATCTCTCCAAATGATACCCAAGATCTTGCAACAAAGATACTCTACCTACTAGAAAACCCACAAGAGTTGGAAAGAATGAAAAAGGAGAGTCGACAGTCATTATTTAGGCTCGGCTACACCTGGGAAAGCTATGGACAAAATATAAAGCAAATTTATAATTCTCTGATGCCGCAAAACATATAAGTTATCTCCCGAGATGAGTCTAAAGGTGAGAGAATATGAGTGAAATCAAAAAAGTGCTGCTTATCACAATTGACTGTCTTCGTGGTGATCACGTTCATTATAATGGTTATGAAAGAAATATAACCCCCACAATAGACAAACTCGCCAAAGAGGGCTCAAACTTCTTCATGGCCTTCTCAAATGGCCCTCACACTCACTACTCATTTCCATCAATTCTCACATCAACCTACCCCCTTATGTTTGAGG comes from Thermococcus sp. EP1 and encodes:
- a CDS encoding prenyltransferase/squalene oxidase repeat-containing protein, which encodes MKKAIEEYLHSLESNTREHLIVEGSSAYIKDPVFGIVRNRVSVEYLKTIIRLYGEQERDIIEKIVSFLLLRQNPNGSWNEIHPNYNQESALVTSFVGEALLLSLPYLEGDLKERTQQALIKARDFVLSSEIEPGYFLKSKLYTADYLNVDATCGAFLAQYYKVFGDKKALEGAKRAARRVCNFQEKDGSFPYTVNRGSEKYHLKVPCIHYQGVTLYYLSKIQEIVQEKWLRDCMLKGTQWLSDVQRHDGRFEWSRSGLMFAYYLTGAYAFALASFAYASKWEENYLDNAEKIITVLEENTPNIALRWEKGRWRDFPKDVLTSLRSAWIGEYPITHKFFRFGYAIYRQIARRRFSKEVQNDWVFNIITKLLGIRTSTIEPSRNFPDMFMTSEILDCLSYSLPLFKGELK
- a CDS encoding glycosyltransferase family 4 protein — translated: MNILFLASNFPDPVNKTWAPWNKKAVDSVLDYARPTVVAPRPFAPPFSKFAQIPNQELSHEYPIYYPRFLYLIPKSLFYCLTGESYRYFVGKFIEKSLNNGKLTKPDIVHALHPYLDGYGGVPIAKKLDIPLVVTVHSPNNLQICSEKVLSALQAADKVITIAEFLKKDLINIGLPEEKVEHISLGVDPNEFKPLKLEDSKIVIQKYGITPEDTIVLYVGQLIPRKNVKTLLRAIPIVLQKRPQEIKRNVKFVIVGGGPEEKKLQKLALELNISDRVIFTGKVPFEELKEWYGIADIFVLPSLSEGKPVVIYEAMSSECAIIASNINGIPEQVFDNVNGFLISPNDTQDLATKILYLLENPQELERMKKESRQSLFRLGYTWESYGQNIKQIYNSLMPQNI